In Candidatus Edwardsbacteria bacterium, one genomic interval encodes:
- a CDS encoding ABC transporter ATP-binding protein, translating into MSNKSENKKDTGSLKLIFGWLYRYWGSHKLKLLVLLIMTLVYTALAISYPIFFKMVVDGLVNKLPAHQLNRYVLYLLLLGAGAALVNWILMSTRGWTNMNIEAEFRNNIFANLTRLGPSTLSSYRTGDVVTRLTDDLAEKLSWFTCSGLFRAVQGLVLLSFILIVMFRMNPTLAAFSLLPVPVVAGLFLFNERTFERRYHKLQGAISAVNDFLEACFSGIRVLKVYNRQEHQRQGFARAMDHRIKAEVKSIQSEGLFNSSNILIDQLGVLVVLLVGGYLVIKGSLTLGSFVAFNTYSLMLIEPLWNIGYFFVTAKRGSVSYARAHELETALAEVSDPASPREISFNRSINFMKVSFGYGKSDKLQLKDISFRVDKGQKVALMGEVGCGKTTLVHLLLRLHDPTSGSLKIDGIDLKDFSLAGLRSIIGYAPQEALLFSDSILNNVIFHREEVDQERAVEAGRISQLEKEVKGFAKGYDTIIGQRGTSLSGGQKQRASLARAIVERIAQGHPQILILDDITSALDGTTEALVWQELNEKLPKVTCFIISHRTSTIERADKILVLKDGQIVEQGSHQELMAKDGYYVTLREKEKLQENGNGNVKIK; encoded by the coding sequence ATGTCAAATAAAAGTGAAAATAAAAAAGACACCGGCAGTTTAAAACTCATCTTCGGATGGCTTTATCGCTACTGGGGATCGCACAAACTAAAGCTTTTGGTGCTGCTGATCATGACCCTGGTCTATACCGCGCTGGCCATCAGCTACCCCATCTTCTTCAAGATGGTGGTGGACGGTCTGGTCAACAAGCTTCCGGCGCATCAGTTGAACCGCTACGTGCTGTATCTGTTGCTGTTGGGGGCCGGGGCGGCCCTGGTCAACTGGATACTGATGTCCACCCGGGGCTGGACCAACATGAATATCGAGGCCGAATTCAGGAACAACATCTTTGCCAACCTCACCCGGCTGGGGCCGTCAACCCTGTCCTCCTACCGGACCGGGGACGTGGTCACCCGGCTGACCGACGACCTGGCGGAGAAACTATCCTGGTTCACCTGCTCCGGACTGTTCCGGGCGGTGCAGGGCCTGGTGCTGTTGAGCTTCATTCTGATAGTGATGTTCCGGATGAACCCCACCCTGGCGGCCTTTTCGCTGCTGCCGGTGCCGGTGGTGGCCGGGCTGTTTCTGTTCAACGAGAGGACCTTTGAGAGACGCTATCATAAATTGCAGGGCGCCATCTCGGCGGTCAATGATTTTCTGGAGGCCTGCTTCTCCGGGATCCGGGTGCTCAAGGTCTATAATCGCCAGGAGCATCAGAGGCAGGGTTTCGCCCGGGCCATGGACCACCGGATAAAGGCCGAGGTAAAAAGCATCCAGTCGGAAGGGCTGTTCAATTCGTCAAATATCCTGATCGATCAGCTGGGGGTTCTGGTGGTTCTGTTGGTGGGCGGATACCTGGTCATCAAGGGGAGCCTGACCCTGGGCAGCTTTGTGGCCTTCAACACCTACAGCCTGATGCTGATCGAACCCCTGTGGAACATCGGGTATTTCTTCGTGACCGCCAAGCGGGGCTCGGTGTCCTATGCCCGGGCCCATGAATTGGAGACAGCATTGGCCGAGGTCAGCGATCCGGCCAGCCCCAGGGAAATATCCTTCAACCGGTCAATTAATTTTATGAAGGTATCGTTCGGCTATGGGAAAAGCGATAAGCTGCAGCTTAAAGATATTAGTTTCAGGGTTGACAAGGGGCAGAAGGTGGCCCTGATGGGAGAGGTGGGCTGCGGCAAGACCACCTTGGTGCACCTGCTGCTCCGCCTGCACGATCCGACTTCCGGTTCGCTGAAGATCGACGGCATTGACCTAAAAGATTTCAGCCTGGCCGGGCTGCGCAGTATCATCGGCTATGCCCCGCAGGAGGCCCTGCTGTTCTCGGACAGCATTCTCAACAACGTCATCTTCCACCGGGAAGAGGTGGATCAGGAACGGGCGGTGGAGGCCGGGCGCATCTCCCAGCTGGAGAAGGAGGTCAAAGGCTTTGCCAAGGGATACGACACCATTATCGGGCAGCGCGGCACCAGCCTCTCCGGCGGCCAGAAACAGCGGGCATCGCTGGCCCGGGCCATCGTGGAGAGGATCGCTCAGGGGCATCCCCAGATATTGATTCTGGACGACATCACCTCGGCTTTGGACGGCACCACCGAGGCCTTGGTCTGGCAAGAGCTCAATGAGAAACTGCCGAAGGTCACCTGTTTCATCATTTCGCATCGGACCTCCACCATCGAGCGGGCCGACAAGATACTGGTCCTCAAAGATGGCCAGATCGTGGAGCAGGGCAGCCACCAAGAGCTGATGGCCAAAGATGGTTATTATGTGACCCTTCGGGAGAAGGAGAAACTCCAAGAGAACGGGAATGGGAATGTAAAAATTAAATAA
- a CDS encoding ABC transporter ATP-binding protein, which yields MWFDENLDDLPAGKKIYDRQMLKRMLPLLKPFKMRILGGGLILVVSSGLGLLPPLLLKRSIDVNIAGSDFNGLLITVGLYVLLQLATFGVNYLMLVVLESLGVRIVSALKEQLFGHMLGLDIAYFDQHPVGRLIARVESDTEAIRRLFTSTMFTVLGAVVSLAGMIFIMIKVSLPLFLAISTLVPVIFLLTILFQKKVRPLFLVVRKKYAEIVAYLTEMVQGMKVIQAFSRENAVKQKMAQLNRSYIKTLLPADVLTMGFFSLVGVFEIIGLAIILTVGGNMVAQGLLTIGAMVLFLGYLRQFFMPVYAFSEQVGIMQRAFAAAQRVFEIMDIEPQVINAASGGSWDIFKNSIEFQGVDFSYVTRAGNDEPDWVLRDINFTITKGEKIALVGATGGGKSSIINLMLRFYDPQAGRISIDGIDIREISLDKLRRHFGLVLQDVFLFPGTVRENLTLGAEMTKEQLDRAVEILGLQRILDKMPSGLDSELAERGANLSQGERQLVSFARALAFDPQILILDEATSSVDPMSERLIQQGIKRLLEGRTAVIVAHRLSTILDADKIMVVHKGRIVESGRHSELLEKNGYYAKLYRIQFA from the coding sequence ATGTGGTTCGACGAAAATTTGGACGATCTTCCCGCCGGGAAGAAAATATACGACCGACAGATGTTAAAACGGATGCTGCCGCTGCTGAAACCCTTCAAAATGAGGATCCTGGGCGGCGGGCTGATACTGGTGGTGTCATCCGGGCTGGGACTATTGCCTCCGCTATTGCTCAAGCGGTCCATAGATGTCAACATCGCCGGTTCGGATTTCAACGGGTTGCTTATAACCGTAGGGCTGTATGTTTTGCTTCAATTGGCCACCTTCGGGGTCAACTACCTGATGCTGGTGGTGCTGGAATCGCTGGGGGTCCGGATAGTTTCAGCCCTGAAGGAGCAATTGTTCGGCCATATGCTGGGCTTGGACATCGCCTATTTCGACCAGCACCCGGTGGGACGGCTGATCGCCCGGGTGGAGAGCGATACCGAGGCCATCCGCCGGCTGTTCACCTCCACCATGTTCACCGTGCTGGGGGCGGTGGTCAGCCTGGCCGGGATGATTTTTATCATGATAAAGGTCAGCCTGCCGCTTTTCCTGGCGATCTCCACCCTGGTCCCGGTGATATTCCTGCTGACCATCCTGTTCCAGAAAAAGGTCCGGCCGCTATTCCTGGTGGTCCGCAAAAAATACGCCGAGATCGTGGCCTATCTTACCGAGATGGTCCAGGGCATGAAAGTGATCCAGGCCTTTTCCCGGGAGAACGCGGTCAAACAAAAGATGGCTCAGCTCAACCGGTCGTATATCAAGACCCTGCTGCCGGCGGATGTGCTGACCATGGGTTTCTTCAGCCTGGTGGGGGTATTCGAAATAATCGGGCTGGCCATCATCCTGACGGTGGGCGGAAACATGGTGGCCCAGGGACTTTTGACCATCGGGGCCATGGTGCTGTTTCTGGGGTATTTAAGGCAATTCTTCATGCCGGTATACGCTTTCTCCGAGCAGGTAGGCATCATGCAGCGGGCCTTTGCCGCCGCCCAGCGGGTCTTTGAGATCATGGATATCGAACCCCAGGTGATCAATGCCGCTTCGGGCGGCAGCTGGGACATTTTTAAGAATTCAATTGAATTCCAAGGCGTTGATTTTTCCTATGTCACCAGGGCCGGGAACGACGAGCCGGACTGGGTGCTGCGCGACATCAATTTTACCATCACCAAGGGTGAGAAGATAGCGCTGGTGGGCGCCACCGGCGGGGGAAAAAGCTCCATCATCAATTTGATGCTGAGGTTCTACGACCCCCAGGCGGGCAGGATATCCATCGACGGGATCGACATCAGGGAAATATCCCTAGACAAACTGCGCCGGCACTTCGGCCTGGTGTTGCAGGATGTGTTCCTGTTTCCGGGAACGGTGCGGGAGAACCTGACCCTGGGAGCGGAGATGACCAAAGAGCAGCTAGACCGGGCGGTAGAGATACTGGGACTGCAGAGGATATTGGACAAGATGCCCAGCGGACTGGACTCGGAACTGGCCGAAAGGGGGGCCAACCTCTCGCAGGGCGAGCGCCAGCTGGTATCCTTCGCCCGGGCCCTGGCCTTCGACCCCCAGATCCTGATCCTGGACGAGGCCACCTCCTCGGTGGACCCCATGTCGGAAAGGCTGATCCAGCAGGGCATAAAACGCCTGTTGGAGGGCAGGACCGCGGTTATCGTGGCCCACCGGCTCTCCACCATACTGGACGCCGATAAGATAATGGTGGTTCACAAGGGGCGGATCGTGGAATCCGGCAGACATTCGGAACTTTTAGAAAAAAATGGTTATTATGCCAAGCTGTACCGGATACAGTTTGCTTGA
- the rsgA gene encoding ribosome small subunit-dependent GTPase A, with translation MDLKNIGWDPFFEEHLKQIKNKAKYDYDFLVGRVSAVHTNLCQVLTGGGEVTAQVSGKMRDKINNETTSPNGETPEPAFPAVGDWVMMIHDQQHNSGIIRMVLPRKTKFSRNAAGATSQEQVIAANIDYAFIVAALNADFNPSRIERYLVTTWNSGAVPVILLNKSDLCTEVDAKIVEMEKTAVGVSVHAISAAKGEGLEQLSPYLQNGRTSVFIGSSGAGKSTIINRLLGRDVIKVVETSDYKDKGRHTTTSREMYLLEGGGIVIDTPGMRELQLWEGEQGLSETFDDIEQLAAQCRFNDCRHQDEPDCAVRLALEKGEVAQVRFKNFLKLQRELRFQEARHNAKVRMEQSKRWKAIAKTRRHINKDSTTL, from the coding sequence ATGGACCTGAAAAACATCGGGTGGGATCCTTTTTTTGAGGAACATCTGAAACAAATAAAAAACAAGGCCAAATACGATTATGACTTTTTGGTGGGCCGGGTTTCGGCCGTCCATACCAATTTATGCCAGGTCCTGACCGGGGGCGGCGAGGTCACCGCCCAGGTATCGGGCAAAATGAGGGATAAGATCAACAACGAGACCACCTCTCCGAACGGAGAGACACCGGAGCCGGCCTTTCCGGCGGTGGGCGACTGGGTGATGATGATCCATGACCAGCAGCATAACTCCGGAATTATCAGGATGGTGCTGCCCCGGAAAACAAAGTTCTCGCGGAATGCCGCCGGCGCCACCTCGCAGGAGCAGGTGATAGCTGCCAACATCGACTACGCTTTTATCGTGGCCGCTCTCAATGCCGATTTCAATCCCAGCCGGATCGAGCGGTACCTGGTCACAACCTGGAACAGCGGGGCGGTCCCGGTGATACTGCTCAACAAGTCCGATCTCTGCACCGAAGTTGACGCCAAGATCGTGGAAATGGAAAAGACCGCGGTGGGGGTCTCGGTTCATGCCATCAGCGCGGCTAAAGGGGAGGGATTGGAGCAATTGTCGCCATATCTTCAAAACGGCAGGACCTCGGTATTCATCGGCTCCTCGGGTGCGGGGAAATCCACCATCATCAACCGGCTGCTGGGCCGGGATGTCATCAAGGTGGTGGAGACGTCCGATTACAAGGACAAGGGGCGGCACACCACCACCAGCCGGGAGATGTACCTTCTGGAGGGCGGGGGCATCGTGATAGACACCCCGGGCATGAGGGAGCTGCAGCTTTGGGAGGGTGAACAGGGGCTTTCCGAAACCTTCGATGACATCGAACAGTTGGCTGCCCAATGCCGGTTCAATGATTGCCGCCACCAGGATGAGCCGGATTGCGCCGTAAGGCTGGCTTTGGAAAAAGGGGAGGTTGCCCAGGTCCGATTTAAGAATTTCCTGAAACTGCAACGGGAGCTTAGGTTCCAGGAAGCGCGGCACAATGCCAAGGTTCGGATGGAGCAGTCAAAGAGATGGAAGGCCATCGCCAAGACTAGAAGACATATAAATAAGGATTCAACAACTCTTTGA
- a CDS encoding cation diffusion facilitator family transporter, with translation MSITKKGMALFTLAGGLVIFGMKLVAYFLSGSVALLSDAMESIVNIIASGIMLYAVYLADSPADRSHNYGHQKVENISSLIEGFLIIVAAVLITEKAVVRLLHPVDLFNVNLALVVSLAATALNGLLSWMLIRTARRFNSLALEGDSKHLLSDVLSSVAVVAGLIVAKFTGWAFLDSALAIGVALLLVKMGIDLIKRSSTGLMDQSCPEEEARIVEILKKHDGLFLDFHDIKTRRSGNQVFGELHLTVKGDKTVEEAHNLTDHLEEDLQSEMPEVSMTIHVETPPKK, from the coding sequence ATGAGCATTACCAAAAAAGGCATGGCCCTGTTCACCCTGGCCGGGGGGCTGGTGATCTTCGGGATGAAGCTGGTGGCGTACTTCCTGTCCGGCTCGGTGGCACTGCTGTCCGACGCCATGGAATCCATAGTCAATATCATCGCCTCGGGCATAATGCTGTACGCCGTCTATCTGGCGGACTCCCCGGCCGACAGGTCCCACAACTATGGACACCAGAAGGTGGAGAACATCTCCAGCCTGATCGAGGGATTTCTGATAATCGTAGCGGCGGTGCTGATAACCGAGAAGGCGGTGGTCCGGCTGCTGCATCCCGTAGATTTGTTCAATGTCAACCTGGCGCTGGTCGTCTCGCTGGCGGCCACCGCCTTGAACGGCCTGCTGTCGTGGATGCTGATAAGAACCGCCCGCCGGTTCAATTCATTAGCCCTGGAAGGGGATTCCAAACATCTGCTTTCCGATGTGCTGTCATCGGTAGCCGTGGTGGCGGGGCTGATAGTGGCCAAGTTCACCGGGTGGGCATTCCTGGATTCGGCTTTGGCGATAGGAGTGGCATTACTATTGGTAAAAATGGGGATAGACCTGATCAAAAGATCATCCACCGGATTGATGGACCAGTCCTGCCCCGAGGAGGAGGCCAGAATAGTAGAAATTCTGAAAAAACATGACGGACTGTTCTTGGATTTTCACGATATCAAGACCCGGCGCAGCGGAAATCAGGTCTTTGGCGAGCTGCATCTGACCGTCAAAGGTGATAAGACGGTGGAGGAGGCCCACAACCTGACCGATCATCTGGAGGAGGATCTGCAGAGCGAGATGCCGGAGGTCTCAATGACCATCCATGTGGAAACCCCGCCCAAGAAATGA
- the typA gene encoding translational GTPase TypA, which yields MTDKKLRNIAIIAHVDHGKTTLVDALLRQSGLFRDNQEVPELVMDSNPLERERGITIFSKNASIHYNGYKINIVDTPGHADFGSEVERVLSMVDGVLLLVDAVDGPMPQTRFVLQKSLKLDLKTIVVINKIDRPDSRPHWALDQVFDLFVSLDATDEQLDFPVVYASGKSGIATMELEKPGNNIIPIFEVIIDKVPSPPGDPDKPLQMLVTSMDYNDYVGRLAIGRILNGRIRSGQSAARIKKDGTTKIEKITRIYGFEGLKRIEVQDVTAGDILALAGFPEINIGETIADSGDPQALPYVDIDQPTISMLFSVNNSPFSGQDGAYVTSRQIRDRLARELKSNVGLKIEDTGSPDSFKVSGRGELHLSILIETIRREGYELQVSRPEVILREIDGKTCEPFEYLVIDVDDAYVGAVMEKLGQRKAELQNMKADGKGRTRLEFNIPARGLIGFRGQFLTDTRGTGIMHHNFLDYQTYRGEISAQVNGVLVAMETGTATSYSLDSIQERGMLFVAPGDRAYQGMIIGERPKENDLVVNVTRAKKLGNQRSSTSEEAIRLTPPKIMTLEEALEFIADDELVEVTPKAIRLRKKILSDIDRRRSRRVKPGAEAEE from the coding sequence ATGACTGACAAGAAACTAAGGAATATCGCCATCATCGCCCACGTGGACCACGGCAAGACCACCCTGGTGGATGCCCTGCTCCGGCAGAGCGGACTTTTCAGGGACAACCAGGAGGTGCCCGAACTGGTGATGGATTCCAACCCTCTGGAGCGGGAACGCGGCATCACCATCTTCTCCAAGAACGCCTCCATCCATTACAACGGATACAAAATCAACATCGTAGACACCCCGGGCCACGCCGATTTCGGTTCCGAGGTGGAGCGGGTGCTGTCGATGGTGGACGGCGTCCTGCTGCTGGTGGATGCGGTGGACGGCCCCATGCCTCAGACCAGGTTCGTGCTGCAAAAGTCCCTCAAGCTTGATCTTAAGACCATAGTGGTGATAAACAAAATAGACCGGCCGGATTCCCGGCCCCACTGGGCGTTGGACCAGGTGTTCGACCTGTTCGTCTCCCTGGACGCCACCGATGAACAGCTGGATTTTCCGGTGGTATACGCCTCGGGCAAATCGGGCATTGCCACCATGGAATTGGAAAAACCGGGGAACAATATCATACCCATTTTTGAGGTGATAATAGATAAGGTGCCGTCTCCGCCGGGGGATCCCGACAAGCCACTGCAGATGCTGGTCACCAGCATGGATTACAACGATTACGTGGGGCGGCTGGCCATCGGAAGGATCCTCAACGGGAGGATACGATCCGGACAGTCGGCGGCCCGGATAAAGAAGGACGGGACCACCAAGATCGAGAAAATAACCCGGATCTACGGCTTCGAGGGACTTAAGCGGATAGAGGTGCAGGACGTGACGGCCGGGGATATTTTGGCCCTGGCCGGATTTCCGGAGATCAACATCGGCGAGACCATCGCCGACTCGGGGGATCCCCAGGCCCTGCCCTATGTGGACATCGACCAGCCCACCATCTCCATGCTGTTCTCGGTGAACAACAGCCCCTTCTCCGGGCAGGATGGGGCCTACGTGACCTCCCGCCAGATCAGGGACCGGCTGGCCCGGGAGCTGAAATCCAACGTGGGGCTGAAGATAGAGGACACCGGATCGCCGGATTCGTTCAAGGTCTCCGGGCGGGGGGAGCTTCACCTGTCCATTCTGATAGAGACCATCCGGCGGGAGGGCTACGAATTGCAGGTATCCCGGCCCGAGGTCATCCTCCGGGAGATCGATGGAAAGACCTGCGAGCCCTTTGAGTACCTGGTGATAGACGTGGACGATGCCTATGTGGGCGCGGTGATGGAGAAACTGGGCCAGCGCAAGGCCGAGCTGCAGAACATGAAGGCCGACGGAAAGGGCCGAACCCGGCTGGAATTCAACATTCCGGCCCGGGGTCTGATAGGCTTCCGGGGGCAGTTTCTGACCGACACCCGGGGGACCGGCATCATGCATCACAACTTTCTGGATTACCAGACCTACCGGGGTGAGATCAGCGCCCAGGTCAACGGGGTGCTGGTGGCCATGGAGACCGGCACCGCCACCTCCTACTCGCTGGACTCCATCCAGGAGCGGGGAATGCTGTTCGTGGCCCCGGGCGACCGGGCCTACCAGGGAATGATAATCGGGGAAAGGCCCAAGGAGAACGATCTGGTGGTCAATGTCACCAGGGCCAAAAAGCTGGGCAACCAGCGTTCATCCACCTCCGAGGAGGCCATAAGGCTGACCCCGCCCAAGATCATGACCCTGGAGGAGGCGCTGGAGTTCATCGCCGATGACGAGCTGGTGGAGGTGACCCCCAAGGCCATCCGGTTAAGGAAGAAGATACTGTCCGACATCGACCGCCGCCGGTCCCGCCGGGTCAAACCGGGTGCGGAGGCCGAGGAATAA
- a CDS encoding HEAT repeat domain-containing protein — protein sequence MKNKTILSIILSTLWLSAQPVRAFDRVYTMGDKIDSSPLIVYANVQEAKELAAKKKKNSGPEEIVGDYLYRLKVLEVVKGSPKIKEVMVIQSPEFRADPRYFTLGQNVIAFLKPNSLSGKFLTRYGLPRMSYYECFANKQGMLAVADSSREFYLGSIKKYLSAKRAKRSKRAAEWVSLLENAPDELKENALLELSTRPYYPAMNIFIRCLGEENLTTLAHKNLKLFPPDSLEARLDSLMKFQKSDSRLVKVNLIKLVSPIHDDKVFKFLQRSLKDDKFEVRATAAQSLEGWTDKKAVKSLKKALDDDDDYVRSAAYEALTKQGFRIEKKDDLTYKILQEPGKKN from the coding sequence ATGAAAAACAAAACCATACTCTCCATCATTCTATCAACTTTATGGCTATCGGCACAGCCAGTGAGGGCCTTCGACCGGGTCTATACCATGGGCGATAAGATAGATTCCTCTCCGTTGATAGTCTATGCCAATGTGCAGGAAGCGAAGGAACTGGCGGCTAAAAAGAAAAAAAACAGCGGACCAGAGGAGATCGTCGGCGATTATCTTTACCGGCTGAAGGTGCTGGAGGTGGTCAAGGGCAGCCCGAAGATAAAAGAGGTCATGGTCATCCAATCCCCTGAATTCCGGGCCGATCCCCGGTATTTTACCCTGGGCCAGAATGTCATTGCCTTTTTAAAGCCCAACAGCCTTTCCGGGAAATTTCTAACCAGATATGGATTACCCAGAATGTCCTATTACGAATGCTTCGCCAACAAGCAGGGAATGTTGGCGGTAGCGGATTCCAGCCGGGAATTCTACCTGGGAAGCATCAAAAAATACCTCTCAGCCAAGCGGGCCAAACGATCCAAGCGGGCGGCTGAATGGGTCTCTTTGCTGGAAAACGCTCCGGACGAACTTAAAGAGAACGCCCTGTTGGAACTTTCAACCAGGCCGTATTATCCGGCCATGAATATTTTCATACGATGTTTGGGCGAAGAAAATCTGACCACCCTGGCGCATAAAAATTTAAAGCTTTTCCCACCGGACAGCTTGGAGGCCAGGCTCGATTCGTTGATGAAGTTTCAGAAAAGCGACTCAAGACTGGTCAAGGTAAACCTGATAAAATTGGTCTCGCCCATCCATGATGACAAGGTGTTTAAATTCCTGCAGAGATCATTGAAGGACGACAAGTTCGAGGTGAGGGCCACCGCCGCCCAGAGCCTGGAGGGTTGGACCGACAAGAAGGCCGTCAAGTCTCTCAAGAAAGCCCTGGACGACGATGACGATTATGTCCGCAGTGCGGCCTATGAGGCGCTGACCAAACAGGGATTCCGGATCGAAAAGAAGGACGACCTAACCTACAAGATCCTGCAGGAACCGGGAAAGAAAAATTAG
- a CDS encoding lipoprotein-releasing ABC transporter permease subunit, which yields MSYEFFIALRHLKAKRRTGFISVVSLISLAGITVGVGALVIVLSVMNGFQTDLRNRILGTNAHVIILKYHNQPIEGYHELIARIDSLPGIISSSPFIYTKSMIAVGSRVDGVVLRGVDPEIERSVTDISRNMITGDYDFTVYSDSLPAIVLGIDLADRLVAHLGDTVTVASPQAARATPLGLVPRARQFRLAGVFDAGMYEYNSTLAFIGLNEAQDFLDMGAAVTGIEVKITDIYQAQQVGREIVKKLGPAQYRYNDWMQLNWSLFSALKLEKTVMFLILVLIIMVAAFNIISSLIMTVIEKTREIGILKSMGATSRSIMRIFVYEGLMIGLVGTLLGLGLGYVMCLLLAKYQFIDLPADVYFINKLPVQIQPWDFVLVAVAAVLISFLATIYPAWKASRLDPVEAIRYE from the coding sequence ATGTCCTACGAATTTTTCATAGCCTTAAGGCATCTCAAGGCCAAACGAAGGACCGGATTCATCTCGGTGGTCAGCTTGATCTCCCTGGCCGGGATCACCGTGGGGGTGGGGGCCCTGGTGATAGTCCTCTCGGTGATGAACGGCTTCCAGACCGACCTGCGCAACCGGATACTGGGAACCAACGCCCATGTGATAATTCTCAAATACCACAACCAGCCCATCGAAGGCTATCATGAACTGATCGCCCGGATAGATTCCCTGCCGGGCATCATCAGCAGTTCGCCCTTCATCTATACCAAGAGCATGATCGCAGTGGGCAGCCGGGTGGACGGAGTGGTCCTGCGGGGGGTGGATCCCGAAATAGAAAGATCGGTCACCGATATTTCCCGTAATATGATCACCGGGGATTATGATTTTACCGTCTATTCCGACAGCCTGCCGGCCATTGTTTTGGGCATCGATCTGGCCGACCGGCTGGTGGCCCACCTGGGCGACACGGTCACCGTGGCTTCGCCCCAGGCGGCCCGGGCCACACCTTTGGGGCTGGTGCCCCGGGCCAGGCAGTTCCGGCTGGCGGGGGTGTTCGACGCCGGAATGTACGAATATAATTCCACCCTGGCCTTTATCGGCCTCAACGAGGCCCAGGATTTTCTGGACATGGGCGCTGCGGTGACCGGCATCGAGGTCAAGATCACGGACATCTACCAGGCCCAGCAGGTGGGGCGGGAGATCGTCAAAAAGCTCGGCCCTGCCCAGTACCGCTACAACGACTGGATGCAGCTGAACTGGAGTCTTTTTTCGGCCCTCAAGCTGGAGAAGACGGTGATGTTTCTGATCCTGGTGCTGATCATAATGGTGGCGGCCTTCAACATCATCTCCAGCCTGATCATGACGGTGATCGAGAAGACCCGGGAGATAGGGATCCTCAAATCCATGGGGGCCACCTCCCGCAGCATCATGCGGATATTCGTCTACGAGGGGCTGATGATCGGCCTGGTGGGGACCCTGCTGGGGCTGGGGCTGGGCTATGTGATGTGTCTGTTGCTGGCCAAGTACCAGTTCATCGATCTGCCGGCCGACGTCTATTTCATCAACAAACTGCCGGTGCAGATCCAGCCTTGGGATTTCGTCCTGGTGGCGGTGGCGGCGGTATTGATCAGCTTTCTGGCCACCATCTACCCGGCCTGGAAGGCATCGCGTCTGGACCCGGTGGAAGCCATTAGATATGAATAA